A genomic segment from Melanotaenia boesemani isolate fMelBoe1 chromosome 9, fMelBoe1.pri, whole genome shotgun sequence encodes:
- the ech1 gene encoding delta(3,5)-Delta(2,4)-dienoyl-CoA isomerase, mitochondrial isoform X1 codes for MLSVIVRSALPKCRTLWLPGQALIRTMSSSAGPIPPYTALAISRPAESITHVELHRPEKRNAMNKAFWSEMVDCFNEIADDPECRVVVVSGAGKIFTAGIDLMDMAGDILQPEGDDTARVSWNMRKIISKYQETFSVIEKCPKPVVVAVHGACIGGGVDLITACDIRLCTQDAWFQVKEVDIGLAADVGTLQRLPKVIGSRSLVNELALTARKMYADEARSCGLVSRVFADKEAMMAGALEMAGEIAARSPVAVQGTKVNLIYARDHSVTEGLNFMATWNMSMLQTQDVMKSAQATMEKQSPKTIVFSKL; via the exons ATGTTGTCAGTCATTGTAAGGTCAGCTCTCCCCAAAT GCCGGACATTGTGGCTGCCCGGTCAGGCTTTGATCAGGACCATGTCTTCTTCAGCTGGGCCCATCCCTCCGTACACTGCTTTGGCCATCAGTCGCCCTGCAGAGTCCATCACACATGTAGAACTTCATCGGCCTGAAAAACGCAATGCCATGAACAAAGCTTTCTGGAG TGAGATGGTGGACTGCTTTAATGAGATTGCTGATGACCCAGAGTGCAGAGTGGTGGTGGTCTCTGGAGCTGGGAAGATCTTCACAGCTG GTATTGACCTGATGGACATGGCAGGTGACATCCTCCAGCCAGAAGGCGACGACACAGCCAGAGTCTCCTGGAACATgagaaaaataatcagcaaGTACCAAGAAACGTTCTCCGTGATAGAGAAG TGTCCAAAGCCTGTTGTGGTGGCAGTTCATGGCGCCTGTATTGGAGGAG GTGTTGACCTGATTACAGCCTGTGACATTCGCTTGTGCACCCAGGATGCCTGGTTCCAGGTTAAG GAAGTTGATATTGGACTTGCAGCAGATGTTGGGACTTTGCAGAGGCTTCCTAAAGTCATTGGCAGCCGCAG TCTAGTGAATGAGCTGGCTCTGACTGCCAGGAAGATGTACGCTGATGAAGCCAGGAGCTGTGGACTGGTCAG TCGAGTATTTGCAGACAAGGAGGCTATGATGGCTGGCGCCCTGGAGATGGCCGGGGAGATTGCGGCCCGCAGTCCTGTAGCTGTGCAGGGCACAAAAGTAAACCTCATTTATGCCAGAGATCACAGCGTAACTGAAGGACTGAACTTCATG GCCACATGGAACATGAGCATGCTTCAGACTCAAGATGTGATGAAATCAGCTCAGGCAACAATGGAGAAGCAGAGTCCCAAAACTATAGTTTTCTCCAAACTCTAA
- the ech1 gene encoding delta(3,5)-Delta(2,4)-dienoyl-CoA isomerase, mitochondrial isoform X2, translating into MSSSAGPIPPYTALAISRPAESITHVELHRPEKRNAMNKAFWSEMVDCFNEIADDPECRVVVVSGAGKIFTAGIDLMDMAGDILQPEGDDTARVSWNMRKIISKYQETFSVIEKCPKPVVVAVHGACIGGGVDLITACDIRLCTQDAWFQVKEVDIGLAADVGTLQRLPKVIGSRSLVNELALTARKMYADEARSCGLVSRVFADKEAMMAGALEMAGEIAARSPVAVQGTKVNLIYARDHSVTEGLNFMATWNMSMLQTQDVMKSAQATMEKQSPKTIVFSKL; encoded by the exons ATGTCTTCTTCAGCTGGGCCCATCCCTCCGTACACTGCTTTGGCCATCAGTCGCCCTGCAGAGTCCATCACACATGTAGAACTTCATCGGCCTGAAAAACGCAATGCCATGAACAAAGCTTTCTGGAG TGAGATGGTGGACTGCTTTAATGAGATTGCTGATGACCCAGAGTGCAGAGTGGTGGTGGTCTCTGGAGCTGGGAAGATCTTCACAGCTG GTATTGACCTGATGGACATGGCAGGTGACATCCTCCAGCCAGAAGGCGACGACACAGCCAGAGTCTCCTGGAACATgagaaaaataatcagcaaGTACCAAGAAACGTTCTCCGTGATAGAGAAG TGTCCAAAGCCTGTTGTGGTGGCAGTTCATGGCGCCTGTATTGGAGGAG GTGTTGACCTGATTACAGCCTGTGACATTCGCTTGTGCACCCAGGATGCCTGGTTCCAGGTTAAG GAAGTTGATATTGGACTTGCAGCAGATGTTGGGACTTTGCAGAGGCTTCCTAAAGTCATTGGCAGCCGCAG TCTAGTGAATGAGCTGGCTCTGACTGCCAGGAAGATGTACGCTGATGAAGCCAGGAGCTGTGGACTGGTCAG TCGAGTATTTGCAGACAAGGAGGCTATGATGGCTGGCGCCCTGGAGATGGCCGGGGAGATTGCGGCCCGCAGTCCTGTAGCTGTGCAGGGCACAAAAGTAAACCTCATTTATGCCAGAGATCACAGCGTAACTGAAGGACTGAACTTCATG GCCACATGGAACATGAGCATGCTTCAGACTCAAGATGTGATGAAATCAGCTCAGGCAACAATGGAGAAGCAGAGTCCCAAAACTATAGTTTTCTCCAAACTCTAA